From Salvia splendens isolate huo1 chromosome 16, SspV2, whole genome shotgun sequence, a single genomic window includes:
- the LOC121770698 gene encoding organic cation/carnitine transporter 7-like isoform X1: MEDDRKSYSVDDALSALGFGKFQVLVLMYAGMGWISEAMEMMLLSFVGPAVQSLWDLSSQQESFITSVVFAGMMLGAYSWGVVSDIYGRRKGFLITALITSSAGFLSAFSPNLYVLIIFRGLVGIGLGGGPVLSSWFLEFIPASERGAWMVVFSSFWTLGTVLEASIAWFVMPRLGWRWLLALSALPSSLLLLLYRVTPESPRYLSMVGRKSDALAILEKIARVNGRKLPSGVLVTDNNVELEDKSSESEDTKLIPSSKNDPDVGSRKSGISLLIMLLSPELVRSTLLLWMVFFGNAFAYYGLVLLTTELNNKHNRCEQKGSHSVNQQEVNYQDIFITSFAEFPGLLLSAATVDKVGRKVSMAAMFFFCFVFLMPLVVEQPQSITTCLLFGARVCITGTFTIVYIYAPELYPTSVRTTGVGVASSVGRIGGMICPLVAVGLVHGCKQNTAVFLFESIVFVSGICVYLLPFETRGLELSNNVSSSKHNHLDVSL; encoded by the exons ATGGAAGATGATAGGAAAAGCTACAGTGTTGACGATGCCCTTTCCGCATTGGGTTTTGGGAAATTCCAAGTGTTGGTTCTGATGTATGCTGGGATGGGTTGGATTTCTGAAGCCATGGAAATGATGCTGCTCTCTTTTGTTGGACCTGCTGTTCAATCCCTTTGGGATCTTTCTTCTCAACAAGAGAGCTTCATTACCAGCGTCGTCTTTGCCGGCATGATGCTCGGCGCCTATTCCTGGGGTGTTGTTTCAGATATCTATGGAAGGAg GAAAGGATTTCTCATCACAGCACTTATTACGTCGTCAGCTGGTTTTCTAAGTGCATTTTCCCCAAATCTTTATGTGCTCATCATCTTCCGTGGTTTAGTCGGTATTGGCTTGGGAGGCGGTCCCGTGCTTTCGTCCTGGTTTCTGGAGTTTATTCCTGCTTCAGAGAGAGGTGCGTGGATGGTGGTATTTTCATCCTTCTGGACCCTTGGAACAGTTCTTGAAGCTTCTATAGCATGG TTTGTCATGCCAAGATTGGGTTGGAGGTGGCTGCTTGCATTGTCTGCTCTTCCTTCCTCACTGTTGCTTCTACTATATAGAGTAACACCCGAGTCGCCCAGATATCTGTCAATGGTGGGAAGAAAAAGTGATGCGCTAGCTATTTTGGAAAAAATCGCGAGGGTCAACGGGAGAAAACTTCCTTCGGGCGTCCTTGTTACCGACAACAACGTTGAGCTAGAAGATAAATCTTCAGAATCAGAAGATACGAAATTGATACCATCAAGCAAGAATGACCCCGATGTTGGTTCTCGGAAGAGTGGCATATCATTGCTGATTATGCTTCTTTCACCTGAATTGGTTAGATCAACTCTACTTTTATGGATGGTTTTTTTCGGGAATGCATTCGCTTATTATGGGCTCGTTCTGCTTACAACAGAGCTGAATAACAAGCATAACCGATGTGAACAGAAAGGGTCACATTCTGTTAATCAGCAGGAAGTTAATTACCAAGATATTTTTATTACCAGTTTTGCAG AATTTCCCGGACTTCTCTTATCAGCCGCAACAGTTGACAAAGTTGGTCGTAAGGTATCCATGGCAGCGATGTTCTTCTTCTGCTTCGTTTTTCTGATGCCTCTGGTAGTTGAACAGCCTCAGAGCATAACAACGTGCCTTCTCTTCGGGGCTCGAGTTTGCATCACAGGAACCTTCACGATTGTATACATATACGCCCCAGAG TTGTATCCGACGTCCGTGAGGACAACTGGGGTTGGAGTGGCGAGCTCCGTGGGAAGAATCGGCGGGATGATATGTCCTCTGGTTGCAGTTGGTCTGGTTCATGGATGTAAACAGAATACAGCGGTGTTTCTATTTGAGAGCATTGTGTTTGTATCAGGAATATGCGTTTACCTTCTACCGTTTGAAACAAGGGGTCTTGAATTGAGCAACAATGTGTCATCTTCCAAGCATAATCACCTTGATGTAAGCTTATAG
- the LOC121770698 gene encoding organic cation/carnitine transporter 7-like isoform X2, whose translation MEGGFLITALITSSAGFLSAFSPNLYVLIIFRGLVGIGLGGGPVLSSWFLEFIPASERGAWMVVFSSFWTLGTVLEASIAWFVMPRLGWRWLLALSALPSSLLLLLYRVTPESPRYLSMVGRKSDALAILEKIARVNGRKLPSGVLVTDNNVELEDKSSESEDTKLIPSSKNDPDVGSRKSGISLLIMLLSPELVRSTLLLWMVFFGNAFAYYGLVLLTTELNNKHNRCEQKGSHSVNQQEVNYQDIFITSFAEFPGLLLSAATVDKVGRKVSMAAMFFFCFVFLMPLVVEQPQSITTCLLFGARVCITGTFTIVYIYAPELYPTSVRTTGVGVASSVGRIGGMICPLVAVGLVHGCKQNTAVFLFESIVFVSGICVYLLPFETRGLELSNNVSSSKHNHLDVSL comes from the exons ATGGAAGGAg GATTTCTCATCACAGCACTTATTACGTCGTCAGCTGGTTTTCTAAGTGCATTTTCCCCAAATCTTTATGTGCTCATCATCTTCCGTGGTTTAGTCGGTATTGGCTTGGGAGGCGGTCCCGTGCTTTCGTCCTGGTTTCTGGAGTTTATTCCTGCTTCAGAGAGAGGTGCGTGGATGGTGGTATTTTCATCCTTCTGGACCCTTGGAACAGTTCTTGAAGCTTCTATAGCATGG TTTGTCATGCCAAGATTGGGTTGGAGGTGGCTGCTTGCATTGTCTGCTCTTCCTTCCTCACTGTTGCTTCTACTATATAGAGTAACACCCGAGTCGCCCAGATATCTGTCAATGGTGGGAAGAAAAAGTGATGCGCTAGCTATTTTGGAAAAAATCGCGAGGGTCAACGGGAGAAAACTTCCTTCGGGCGTCCTTGTTACCGACAACAACGTTGAGCTAGAAGATAAATCTTCAGAATCAGAAGATACGAAATTGATACCATCAAGCAAGAATGACCCCGATGTTGGTTCTCGGAAGAGTGGCATATCATTGCTGATTATGCTTCTTTCACCTGAATTGGTTAGATCAACTCTACTTTTATGGATGGTTTTTTTCGGGAATGCATTCGCTTATTATGGGCTCGTTCTGCTTACAACAGAGCTGAATAACAAGCATAACCGATGTGAACAGAAAGGGTCACATTCTGTTAATCAGCAGGAAGTTAATTACCAAGATATTTTTATTACCAGTTTTGCAG AATTTCCCGGACTTCTCTTATCAGCCGCAACAGTTGACAAAGTTGGTCGTAAGGTATCCATGGCAGCGATGTTCTTCTTCTGCTTCGTTTTTCTGATGCCTCTGGTAGTTGAACAGCCTCAGAGCATAACAACGTGCCTTCTCTTCGGGGCTCGAGTTTGCATCACAGGAACCTTCACGATTGTATACATATACGCCCCAGAG TTGTATCCGACGTCCGTGAGGACAACTGGGGTTGGAGTGGCGAGCTCCGTGGGAAGAATCGGCGGGATGATATGTCCTCTGGTTGCAGTTGGTCTGGTTCATGGATGTAAACAGAATACAGCGGTGTTTCTATTTGAGAGCATTGTGTTTGTATCAGGAATATGCGTTTACCTTCTACCGTTTGAAACAAGGGGTCTTGAATTGAGCAACAATGTGTCATCTTCCAAGCATAATCACCTTGATGTAAGCTTATAG